TTTTTAATTGGGTCTGGTTGTATTTTGAGTAAACGCATTCTGTACTTGGCAGGTGGTGCGTGTTTGGTTCTGCAACCgaagacagaaaggaaagcGCCTTGCCTTGCCATTGGATGAGGAGTGTGAAGGCCAGTACTACGAGCAGAGTCCTTCACCTCTGAACATGGCCCCCTCCCCTATTCCCAGTCAGGGCTACCCAGCCTCCAGCTACCCTGGAGCCCCTCCTCCAACACTGTACATGCCCCCGCTTCATCGGCCTGATGTCCTGAAACAAGCCCTGCACCCCGGGCTGGTTGGTCACCTGACTGGATGAACATGCTCGGGTAGTCCCTACCAGACCCACCCAACTCGAGCTGGAGTCGAGCCTCTAAACCCAGTCAACCACCATTTTTAATTGGTCCCAGAAAAGACAATCCAGGGTGAGCAGGCTCTTTTGGTGACTTTAGCGGCGAAGAAGTGGTTTCTTGTCCTGGTGGTGAAACTAAGCAAACTGTGATTTTCATTCTCTAACCACAAACTTTGTCTTAAATGTgcctttccatttttttttttttttttttttatatcataaATAGTAAGTTATTCCATAGTCTTTAGTCATTGAGATTAACAACAAAGTAAGACTTGGTGCTACAGTATAGTGCAGTCATGAAATGATGGTGTAAATATGTGTATTGCTTCAGTTTACGCTAAATGTTGTGTGGGTAGATTTTCACTTCTGTGTGGTAACAGGAATGAGTCAGCAGAATTCATCTTCAACAGCTGGGTCAGCATTTGTGCAATACCTCTGTGTCCCATCTGATAAGAGCAGTTTCAAAATTTGTCTGCAATGTCACTCAGGTGAAAAATGCAAATCGATGTAGGACGAGTCTTCTATTGTCTTTGCACAAAGTTGCTTTTgtagtgtttcttttttgttacaTTTGTATACAGAACTCAAATGTTGTCCTATAGTTGTGGATCCAACACTGACAGGCAACATGGGCATGTTTTTAGTGTTGACGGGGATGTTGAGATTCAAATATTTGTGAGGGGATGTGACTTAAGTTTTTACTCGAGTGTCTTAGCTGCCTATTGCACACTATTTTCTAATGTCTCAGGTGAAGTGTCTGCTGACTTTATCAACTATAGTTGATGCAGCAACAGGCAAACTGTATTCCAATACCTCCtttatgatttttattgtaaatgatTTTGTTGAATAACACTAAGTAAAATTGGAGTTCTCATTTTAGTAATTTTCTTACTTTGATGACCATAAGTCATTTGAAGGGTTGTGAAGAAAGTCCCAAGTGACTGTGAAATTAATAGCAGGAGCCAAATTGGTTATTTCAGTATTAATGGAAAGTTTGTTTTGCCTTAAATGAAATCACTGACTTGTTTTTGTGTAAGAGAGCAGCCACAACTGTTACTCAACCTCAACGTGTTTTCTGAACAGACTGTAAATGAATTATAATTTATTGAAGAGGTGGTTACATTGAACCTAAACCGTTTATTGTGTACCTTTTTTATCAAGTATACCTGACTCCCCCCACCCGCGCTTTGTATATGCAAACTACTGGCTTCCCCCAGTAAAGGTTTGCACATGTCTCAcccaaagtaaaaataatttctgtggTCATGTATTTGTAGTGCTACACCTGGCCAATGTTGATTTACAACTAAACGTGATTAAACCACGCAGACCGTAGTATCTGGTCCCTGTGTTTTACATACTAGTATGTTgatttgtttacatgttaatggTAATCCTTGCAGTGATACTGACAATCGTTTTCTGAAGTAAACAATTTTATTAGTTTGATAAGAAGACACAAATTAAGACTCAgtgtaacaaaacaaatgtgtaataATCTGCAGATCCTCAAAGTTAAACagtacagaaaatacattttaaatgcacgTTTTTAATATCATTGCATCAGTATCTACATTTCAAAACAGTACAGCCTTACAAAAAAAGACGTCAGCTATCATACGATGTGCTATTTCCTGTGCCTTGTATGAGAGGGTAGTGACAAAACCTTTTATGGGGCATTCAAGTTGAAAGACTTGTTGCCCtgtttacagtacatctgttCAAGACTTGAACTCATATCACATTATGGGTCTGTGTGTATCAGTACTTTGTGGACTAACCCTGAGTTTAAAGGAAATAATTTGCAAATGCAATCTTATATTCTAGGATTGATGCCACTCTTAAATCTGTCCTCGTGAAGCTACACAAGAGGCAGCTGTTTAGACTATGTTGGCATAAAGCTCGAGTAGGCTTTGTCCAAAGGTATCGCAATCTGGCCCCCGGCTGCTGGAAAGCTACAGTGTTCAGTTAGATGTATGTATGGGAGTGGGATCAACTTTCTCATTTAACTCAAGTGTATTTACCAAAGTGTCACAACAGTCTTTTAACCCTGTAGATTGGGTGTTTGATAAAGTGCTATGGGTTCACTCCTCAAAACCTATATAAACATGTAATAGTTGTATGCATATTCATGTTTCAACCGCTTTTTTGGACAAAGTTTCCCAGACTCTCATTGAAGCAATTCATTAAATCTTCTTCAGTAAAACCAGGTTTCTCTCTCATTACCTAacatcttttcatcttcttGATCATATCGACATTTTCTTTTGACACAGTAGCAACAACATGAAtggttaattaaaaaatgagTTAAATGTTCTCATGTTAAACGTAGTTTGTTAATGATTAAACATAACTGCAAGCTCAAGTGTTATTGGCATTGACCCAGGCGTTTAGGTCTGAGTAAACCTTCTGCTGAGGTAAAGTGTTGTACTGTAAGCAGATCTTGCATAGTCTCTCTCTCCAGTCAGTATACAGTTTCACTTTCCACTTTTGCGTCCAGGTAAAGTATTCAGTGTAGCGTTTCTTATCCTGTGCCAATTGCTGTAGATACTTTCCTAACTCGTTTACTGATGCAAATTCATCGACATGGATGAAAGAATTAGGTGGAGCTACAGCTTTGTAATCGCTCAACGGTGGTCCCAAGACAACGGGCACAGCCCCACCTTGGTAAGCATTCCTCCACAGCTTCTCTGTGATATACTCTCTAGCAACTGAATTCTCAAAAGCCAAATAGAAGTAGCAGCGTGATATAGTACGTAAGAGCGCGCTAGAGGGGAGCGGTTTCTTAGTCCAGCGCCCGTAAACCTCTACAGGGACTGTAGCATTGAGCTCTTTGTACACTTGGCTTCTCTTATGCTGGCTCCTGTAGTTACTGACCACCCAACAGGCCAGAGACTCCTTATTCACAGAAACATCTTCCAGCAGTTGACCTTTGGCCTCCTTCAATAGCAGCTCACCGTAGGGTACAGTGATATCGGCATCCTTCCTGTAGGTTATGGTCATGTTGAAGACATTTGCATACCGCCCCAAGTTCCCACTGTAAGCAGGGGCCTCCAAAGACATCCAAGCCCACCTCTGGCCCTGTGGCCTTGGAAGATCCAAGGGCAACTTCTGGCGGCCCATTATCAGCTCTTTGTTGTGGAACACGACCACGTCGGCTGAGGAAAATAAGGAGCGTTGGTCCACCAATCTACAGTGAGCGATGCGGTAGAGGTTCCAGCACACATCACCCTGCAGGCTGTATGGCCTGTTGAAGGGCCAGTACCACAGCAGGATGGTCACGTTTCTACTGCGACAGTTGTTACTAAAGGTGGAGAAATGAATGGCTGCCGGGAATCCTCTTAACCATTCACTGAGAAGACACAGCggtaaaacacagagaaaggagaggaggaagaactTCTTCACTGAACGGACTGCAGACTTTTTAGTATTATTACCCCCCTGTCACAAATGAGAATTAAGAAGTAGAATCATGAAGGGATTTGTGCCGTTAGCTTTTCTCTTAAGCAGATGTTAAATAACCATATTAATGTTTTTGCTTGAACAGCAGTGCAAAAACCTTTTATATCAAACTACTCTATGTATGCCCCGACTTTGTAGCCGACCATAACCCTGTCTCCTGAAATCTCCAGGCTCAGTCCAGCCTTTAAACAGATCTTTATTGTATGTCTCTCCCCCATCATTTTCTGATCTGTCTACACACAGGGATTATTTGTCCTCCAAAACTACtaattgcttttcattttacacatttacatttacataatttaaattagaattttGAGTATGGGCTGTGGATCTGTTACTATCTTGTCTCTTATGAAACATAATAATGTCCAAAGATTCTTCTTTGCCACCTACTCCTCCTCCAAAATGctaatactaatattaaagGTGTGCACAGGCAGTAACAGCACAGCTGATGAGCACGACCTGTTTCcgacatacatac
The Anabas testudineus chromosome 22, fAnaTes1.2, whole genome shotgun sequence DNA segment above includes these coding regions:
- the LOC113148426 gene encoding alpha-(1,3)-fucosyltransferase 7, which produces MGGNNTKKSAVRSVKKFFLLSFLCVLPLCLLSEWLRGFPAAIHFSTFSNNCRSRNVTILLWYWPFNRPYSLQGDVCWNLYRIAHCRLVDQRSLFSSADVVVFHNKELIMGRQKLPLDLPRPQGQRWAWMSLEAPAYSGNLGRYANVFNMTITYRKDADITVPYGELLLKEAKGQLLEDVSVNKESLACWVVSNYRSQHKRSQVYKELNATVPVEVYGRWTKKPLPSSALLRTISRCYFYLAFENSVAREYITEKLWRNAYQGGAVPVVLGPPLSDYKAVAPPNSFIHVDEFASVNELGKYLQQLAQDKKRYTEYFTWTQKWKVKLYTDWRERLCKICLQYNTLPQQKVYSDLNAWVNANNT